One genomic segment of Verrucomicrobiaceae bacterium includes these proteins:
- a CDS encoding aquaporin, whose translation MVANVVLKQTKGHAAGWIVITAGWAFAMTIAVYATNTISGAHLDPAVTIGLRQHRQIRLGTRSRLCRRSNRRGLCRRGARVAELICRIGGSPMLRATSWPFSALARRFATASRIICEIIGTAVLVLVC comes from the coding sequence GTGGTCGCCAATGTCGTCCTGAAACAGACCAAAGGCCACGCTGCGGGCTGGATCGTCATCACGGCAGGTTGGGCCTTCGCAATGACGATCGCGGTATATGCCACGAATACCATCAGCGGGGCGCACTTAGATCCTGCCGTAACGATCGGGCTCCGCCAGCATCGGCAAATTCGATTGGGCACTCGTTCCCGCCTATGTCGGCGCTCAAATCGCCGGGGCCTTTGTCGGCGCGGTGCTCGTGTAGCTGAGCTTATCTGCCGCATTGGCGGGTCACCGATGCTCCGGGCGACAAGCTGGCCGTTTTCAGCACTGGCCCGGCGATTCGCCACAGCATCTCGAATCATCTGCGAGATCATCGGCACTGCGGTACTCGTGCTGGTGTGCTGA
- a CDS encoding DUF1501 domain-containing protein, translating to MITWDSLQEDNHNGLKRPSLAARWSRLTPLCSDDLEERGLLESTLVVWMGEFGRTPKINNDAGRDHRPGCHSVLLAGGGGARQRVIGSNMPLGTIPMNAPSPLRHPRQHLRSPRLRLPRDRIPITDGRPVPLTDGVMIPELF from the coding sequence TTGATCACTTGGGACTCCCTGCAAGAAGACAACCACAACGGCCTCAAGAGACCGTCTCTTGCCGCTCGGTGGAGCAGACTTACGCCGCTTTGCTCCGATGACCTCGAAGAACGCGGCCTGCTCGAAAGCACGCTCGTCGTCTGGATGGGCGAGTTTGGCCGCACACCAAAGATCAACAACGATGCCGGCCGCGATCACAGGCCCGGCTGCCACAGCGTCCTCCTCGCCGGCGGCGGCGGCGCCCGGCAGCGGGTCATCGGCAGCAACATGCCACTGGGTACTATCCCGATGAACGCCCCATCTCCCCTCCGACATCCACGCCAGCATCTACGCAGCCCTCGGCTACGACTACCGCGAGATCGAATACCGATCACCGATGGCCGCCCCGTGCCACTCACGGACGGCGTGATGATTCCTGAGTTGTTTTGA
- a CDS encoding serine/threonine protein kinase: MRRGRWRRLTHPHIVAIADYGHLGSEFLYFVMEFIDRTDLAEIMRLGRMTPQLALQLLPQIALALEDAHSKGIVHRDIKPANIMLTRQGEAKVTDFGLAKSTLVAQSMVTETHMVMGTPEYAAPEQYEAHREVDHRADIYAFGVMAYQMLTGMLPRGSWMPPSQINALLDPRLDAIVVRAMMPDRALRYQSITDLRRDLEITLSQPAAAPCAR, encoded by the coding sequence GTGAGGCGCGGGCGATGGCGCAGGCTCACGCATCCACACATCGTCGCCATTGCTGACTATGGGCACCTGGGGAGCGAGTTTTTATACTTCGTGATGGAGTTCATCGACAGGACGGACTTGGCCGAGATCATGCGGCTTGGTCGGATGACGCCACAACTGGCGCTACAGCTCCTACCGCAGATCGCGCTGGCGCTGGAAGACGCGCACTCCAAGGGCATCGTCCACCGCGACATCAAGCCGGCCAATATCATGCTCACACGGCAGGGTGAGGCGAAGGTGACGGACTTCGGACTCGCGAAAAGCACGCTGGTAGCGCAGTCGATGGTGACAGAGACGCACATGGTGATGGGCACTCCGGAGTATGCTGCGCCGGAGCAATACGAGGCGCATCGTGAGGTGGATCATCGAGCGGACATCTATGCTTTTGGCGTCATGGCGTATCAGATGCTCACAGGCATGCTGCCGCGTGGCTCCTGGATGCCGCCTTCGCAGATCAATGCCCTTTTGGACCCGCGTCTGGATGCCATCGTGGTGCGGGCGATGATGCCGGACCGTGCGCTGCGCTACCAGAGCATCACGGATCTGCGCCGTGATCTGGAAATCACGCTGTCGCAGCCTGCTGCGGCCCCCTGTGCCAGATAA
- a CDS encoding response regulator has product MAPAGARILLLEDDLLVRDLLRRTLESARFEVHETGDGKDTLRLYQDAVARGRPYDLVILDLTIPGGMCGQETMKYLRQIDPQLLAIVSSGYRDDPVMQDCAAYGFSAALPKPYQREALIQLVNSVLAVGRQKVAA; this is encoded by the coding sequence GTGGCTCCCGCTGGTGCACGGATTCTGCTTTTGGAGGATGATCTGCTCGTCCGTGATCTGCTGCGCCGCACGCTGGAGTCTGCACGGTTTGAGGTGCATGAGACGGGCGATGGGAAGGACACGCTGCGTCTTTACCAAGACGCGGTGGCCAGAGGTAGGCCCTATGACTTGGTGATCCTCGATTTGACGATCCCTGGTGGCATGTGTGGCCAGGAGACGATGAAGTACCTGCGCCAGATCGACCCACAGCTCCTCGCCATCGTCTCTAGCGGCTACCGCGATGATCCGGTGATGCAGGACTGTGCGGCCTATGGCTTCTCCGCAGCGCTGCCAAAGCCCTATCAGCGTGAAGCACTCATCCAACTGGTGAATAGCGTCCTCGCGGTCGGCAGGCAAAAAGTAGCTGCCTAG
- a CDS encoding OmpA family protein, with translation MPRAEQSRLSALAPALLNAGPALALVIAGHPDPAAADAEKEARLAKSRAEAVLSFLEEEGVPSSDITAIACDPVPPDSAAAPPRSVEILIK, from the coding sequence ATCCCGCGTGCGGAGCAATCTCGCCTCTCGGCGCTGGCTCCCGCTTTGCTCAATGCTGGCCCCGCACTCGCTCTCGTCATCGCTGGGCATCCTGATCCTGCTGCTGCGGATGCAGAAAAAGAGGCGCGATTAGCCAAATCACGTGCAGAGGCCGTACTCTCCTTTCTGGAGGAGGAGGGCGTGCCCTCCAGCGACATCACGGCCATCGCCTGCGACCCTGTACCACCAGACTCTGCAGCGGCTCCGCCACGCAGCGTCGAGATCCTCATCAAATAA